One window of the Salvelinus alpinus chromosome 13, SLU_Salpinus.1, whole genome shotgun sequence genome contains the following:
- the foxi3a gene encoding forkhead box protein I3-A, translating to MMSFVPQGLSPPPCGTQYPSLEQEPPEFSLYSDNFYSPPTLPSPQQATPTSYDLGDYTSPPSNPYLWFNGPELNSVPYLGGPTGPVCGPYVPQLYNMQRPYLGAGAPRGGVGDLSWFSMPSQEELMKLARPPYSYSALIAMAIHGGQDRRLTLSQIYQYVADNFPFYNKSKAGWQNSIRHNLSLNDCFKKVPRDEDDPGKGNYWTLDPNCEKMFDNGNFRRKRKRKSDSLPGEGGSSGSESLESSPKHHNNMNDVSSSSERGPSPISSAPSLCLNSFLSQMAEVGTVSNTVVSDTLHRPSLATELSQRVSPAQRYGSYSPNAAMPQWEVCMSHPQQPTISSSPPLYPAGYSDSVLTQLNSQLYPALDSASMLYPREGTEV from the exons ATGATGTCATTTGTGCCACAGGGCCTCTCCCCACCTCCTTGTGGAACCCAGTACCCTAGCCTCGAACAGGAGCCTCCAGAGTTCAGCCTGTACAGCGACAACTTCTACAGCCCTCCAACCCTGCCTAGCCCGCAGCAGGCCACCCCTACTTCCTACGACCTGGGAGACTACACCAGCCCTCCTTCCAACCCTTACTTGTGGTTCAACGGCCCAGAGCTCAACAGTGTTCCCTACCTAGGTGGGCCCACAGGGCCAGTCTGTGGGCCCTATGTGCCCCAACTCTACAACATGCAGAGGCCCTATCTGGGTGCTGGCGCCCCGAGGGGTGGTGTAGGGGACCTGAGCTGGTTCTCCATGCCCTCTCAGGAGGAGCTGATGAAGCTAGCCAGGCCACCCTACTCCTACTCTGCCCTTATTGCCATGGCGATCCACGGGGGCCAAGACAGACGGCTCACCCTGAGCCAGATCTACCAATATGTAGCAGACAACTTCCCCTTCTACAACAAGAGCAAGGCCGGCTGGCAGAACTCTATCCgccacaacctctccctcaacgactGCTTCAAGAAGGTGCCCCGAGATGAGGATGATCCAG GCAAGGGTAACTACTGGACCCTAGACCCCAACTGTGAGAAGATGTTTGACAACGGCAACTTCCGTCGCAAGAGGAAGAGAAAGTCGGACTCCCTGCCTGGTGAGGGGGGCTCCTCAGGTTCTGAGTCGTTAGAGTCCAGCCCCAAACACCACAACAACATGAATGACGTTTCCAGCTCCTCTGAGCGCggcccctcccccatctcctcagCCCCCTCCCTCTGCCTGAACAGCTTCCTGTCTCAGATGGCTGAAGTGGGGACGGTATCAAACACAGTAGTGTCAGATACCCTCCACAGACCTAGCCTGGCTACAGAGCTGTCCCAACGCGTCTCTCCGGCCCAGAGATACGGCTCCTACTCGCCCAATGCTGCGATGCCTCAGTGGGAGGTCTGTATGTCCCATCCACAGCAGCCTAccatttcctcctctcctcccctctaccctGCGGGCTACAGTGACTCTGTCCTCACCCAGCTCAACAGCCAACTATACCCAGCCCTGGACTCTGCCTCAATGCTTTACCCACGGGAAGGCACAGAGGTGTAA
- the lcp2a gene encoding lymphocyte cytosolic protein 2a yields the protein MSFDRVPSKSVVMDWNPHQLADYMKKLNLSGCDKVIMKCSISGERFLNMTENDHQKFPKIHAPLISKICSEINRKEEKRRFFTKRTAAPKYEPAMPQEEQPWGPDEFDEGSDEDYENPDAEEDDGSGGDYESPTEGVGHEDSDNGYESPPSEAPEEIPHQLRAAKPMADGEYIDSTPHRSTARSHPPPTTQRPGAGPPIPSASHPSLLQPPPTRREQSPQHPGRITGKLPATSSNAAPAPPVDRRRKPTKLEHTRPAESPIPAMKLNTTNMPAPHSWRPQAEERGPDPPRMPKPPLPVSSSVSRSSSSVGRAPLNNNRYVPDARNEVQDDVPMPKPYNSNTFPRPGHPRAALPGPLLHSDGFPPNIASTASLPSKLQALQASISPRGSSRIVPDRHIMPAPPPMQASLPPPADLEDEQDLNPQWYVGQVTRGQAEGCLRQVNMDGAFLVRDSSKRSSIQPYTLMVLYQDKVYNIQIRCEQNEFLLGTGLKVSETYPMVAHIITHYRQSPLLLIDAKNRGSQQQSQCPLIYPAGGALARLYPSF from the exons TTGAATTTAAGTGGCTGCGATAAAGTCATTATGAAATGTAGCATAAGTGGAGAAAGGTTCTTG AACATGACTGAAAATGACCATCAGAAATTCCCCAAAATCCATGCGCC ACTCATCTCCAAAATCTGCAGTGAAATCAACAGGAAAGAAGAAAAAAGGAGATTCTTTACTAAAAG AACTGCAGCACCAAAATACGAACCAG CTATGCCGCAAGAGGAGCAGCCCTGGGGACCGGATGAATTT GATGAGGGGAGTGACGAAGACTATGAGAATCCAGATGCTGAGGAAGATGATGGCAGTGGGGGAGATTACGAGTCACCAACAGAGGGAGTTGGACATGAGGACAGTGACAACGGCTATGAGTCACCTCCGTCTGAGGCGCCTGAAGAGATTCCCCATCAGCTCCGTGCTGCCAAGCCCATGGCTGACGGGGAATACATTG ATAGTACACCGCACCGCAGTACAGCTAGAAGCCATCCTCCTCCAACAACCCAACGCCCTGGGGCTGGTCCTCCAATCCCCTCTGCCAGTCACCCTAGT CTGCTGCAGCCTCCCCCAACCAGAAGAGAGCAATCTCCCCAGCACCCTGGCAGAATAACTGGCAAGT TGCCTGCTACTTCCTCAAATGCTGCCCCCGCTCCACCAGTTGACCGCAGAAGAAAGCCCACCAAACTGGAGCACACAAGACCTGCTGAATCTCCAATACCAG CAATGAAGTTAAACACAACTAATATG CCTGCTCCACATTCATGGAG gcctcaggcagaagaGAGGGGTCCAGATCCTCCCAGAATGCCCAAACCTCCCCTCCCTGTGTCAAGTAGTGTCAGCAGGAGCAGCTCGTCGGTCGGCAGAGCCCCGCTGAACAACAACAG ATATGTGCCTGATGCAAGAAATGAG GTACAAGATGATG TGCCCATGCCCAAACCATACAACTCCAACACATTTCCTAGACCAGGGCACCCTAGAGCAGCGCTCCCCGGACCACTCTTACATTCAGACGG CTTTCCTCCTAATATCGCTTCCACTGCATCTCTACCTTCAAAACTGCAGGCACTGCAGGCAT CCATCTCACCCAGGGGCAGTTCTAGGATTGTGCCAGACAGACACATTATGCCCGCTCCGCCACCTATGCAAGCTTCTCTCCCCCCACCGGCAGACCTAGAGGATGAACAG GACCTGAACCCTCAGTGGTACGTTGGTCAGGTGACACGGGGTCAAGCGGAGGGCTGTCTCAGACAGGTCAACATG GACGGTGCATTTCTGGTACGGGATAGTTCGAAACGTTCGTCCATTCAGCCCTATACACTCATGGTACTCTACCAGGACAAAGTTTACAACATCCAGATCCGCTGTGAACAGAATGAGTTTCTGCTggggactggtctgaaggtctcAGAG ACCTATCCGATGGTGGCACACATCATCACCCATTACAGACAATCACCGCTTCTGCTGATTGATGCTAAGAACCGTGGATCACAACAGCAGAGCCAGTGTCCCCTGATCTACCCAGCAGGCGGAGCACTAGCACGTCTCTACCCGTCCTTTTAA